The Tolypothrix sp. PCC 7712 region TAAACTGCGGCAGCCCCAAAGCCAATGTATATATAGTTTTCAAGGTTCTGTTGCGCGGACAGTGCAATCATAACATAAGCAAGAATGAAGCAGCAAACCCAAAATGGCTGAAAGTCAATCCCTGTAAGGCGCGCGGGTGATTGAGAAGCAATAAAACAATGGAAGCCTTATATACAAATAGTTTTAACGGTTTTTGGTGAGATTACTTTTTTAACACCTACCCATCCGCGCATTCTGGCAAGAAAAGAGTATCGTTACGGGCGGCTGATATTCAATCATAGCAGCACAGCCAATGCATTAGGGAAGGCTAAAACATCAATTATTGAGAGCTAGTTAATCGAAAAATTGGCTCGTTGGTTGTGAAGGAGATCTGGTTGTGCGTGAAGGAGATCTGGTTGTGCGTGAAGGAGATCTCATTGATAGAGAACCCGATCTGGTTGGTTGTGAAGGAACCGATGTTCTCTATGGATGAGCGCTCATTGATAGAGAACCCGATCTGGTTGGTTGTGAAGGAACCGATGTTCTCTATGGATGAGCGCTCGTTGATAGACAACCCGATCTGGTTGGTTATGAAGGAACCGATGTTCTCTATGGATGAGCGATCGCAAGCTATGTAAGTACTCACGCAAAATTATTTATGTCATTGCGAGCGAAGCGAAGCAACCCCAAAACCCTTGTGATTGCTTCACTCCACTTCGTTACGTTCGCAATGACAAATGTATATTTAATTTTGCATCACTACTTAGACGCAGTATATCCGTAGAAATCGCACCCAGTAATGCTAATTATTAACTTGGTCATTTAAAAAAGAGAAATACATGAATTAAGGGCGCAAAAATTTGCGCCCCTATAGATAATTTATGTGTTGCAATAACTTAGGATTGTGTCAGTACCTAGGCAGAATTAATTACACAAATTGTTTTTTCTCCTACCTGAATTAGTGCAAGTTACTGTGAAACAATCGGTTGCGTTGCTACGTTACTTAAACCAATGCTGGTAATTAAATTTTGCCATTCGGCTTGCAGCTTGCTATCGTTAGGGTTCTTTTGAAGCAATTGTGCCAAAATTGTCACTGTTTCGTACCAAATGCCATTTTGGGCGTAAATCGCTAGCTGCTGTTGAGGTTTAGCTTTTTCTATTTGTTGAGCGATCGCCTGATTCAAATTCACTCGCTGAACTACTCCTTCAACATAAATGGGCGGCGATTGTTTTTCTGGATCGCAATAAACACTGAGAAACCAGCGATATTGTTTGTTCAATTCCAATGGTGCTACAGTTTGCGGTAAAGAAACGTTGATAACTCCCGGTTGGTTGGGTAGAGCGATCGCAGTTTGGTAAATTTGGTTGGCAGCGTCATCTTGCAAAGTAAACTCCACTCGATTACTCCAATTTTTTGGTAGTGGTAGATAAAACCAAAAAGTTGGGCGTGCTGCTGTCGTCAATCCCCAAACATCCTCAGTTGAGTCCGCTTTTTTAATAAAGGGTACTAAAGCTGTGAGTTCAGGTTTAAACAGTGGACAAGTACCACGTTTGGCCCCTCCCAAAACGCGACCCCCTGGCGGTGGCTCTGGCGGTGGTGTGGGTACATTAAAGTTAACGGTTGTAATAGTAGTGTTACTTGACTTTGTGTTGATTAGCTGTCTATAGTTCCCTGGTTCTGCGACGATTGATGTCTGTCCCAGCAGTATACTAGTGCAACTAACAGCAAATACTAAAGACAATTTCATTGGTAATGAAATGAATTTCATAAGATTTACTGGGAATAAAAGATGAAATTTGGGATTGGGGAATGGGGAATGGGTAATGGGTAATGGGTAATGGGTAATGGGTAATGGGTAATGGGGAAATAACGATAATAAATGCCCTATGCCCTATGCCCTATGCCCTATGCCCTATGCCCTATGCCCCATGCCCTAAATATTTTCCCGGATTAATTTGGAATTTTGAATTTTAAATTTGGAATTTTGGATGAGTATCACGCCAACTGTGCCTACTAATGAGGCAGATGAGGGTATAAAAGGTACCCAAAAACCCCAAATTAATAGACCAAAGCAGAATAAATACAGTACGCCTGAGGTCACGCCAAGGGCTATGACTAATGAGGATTGGGAAGAGATTCGCCAAGTTAGCAGTCCGCCAATGAAAGACCAACTCCAAATCCAGAGGATTTCTACCCAAGGTGACCAAACTTGCAATAAGGGACGATGATCTAAAACTGCACTGAGAATCTGGCTCACCATGTGCCCTTGTACTACGACTCCTGACATTTGCTTGTCTAAGTTATTACCGTAGGGTGTAGCCCAGTAGTCTGGGAAATCTCCTTTGGCGGAGACACCAATCAAAACAATGCGGTCTTTGATGGCTTTGGGGTTGACTTGTCCAGAGATTAATTGTGTGAAGGTTACCTGTTCCGCTATCTTTTTGGTGGAACGGTAGTTGAGTAATAGTTGACCGCCATTTGCATCAATACTTTGATAGCCACTCGCACGGGACGCTAGGCGAGGTAATACTGTTTTGCCTAGTTGTAACTGTTTTTGTGGGGTAAAGGTCGGTTGAATTCCTAGAGGTAAGAGATAGCGGAATGCGAGTTGGGTACTGAGTGCATAGTGTGTAGTACATAATGATGCGGCTTCTGGTGTCATGAATAACAGCTGGCGGCGTACTACCCCATCTGTATCATGTAAAAAGTCGCTGAATCCTAGGCGTTCTACTGGAATTTCTGGTGGTGGGGCAATGCCTTTAGTTTTTTCTGTGGTATCACTTCCTTTACAAACTCCTATTAAGTTATCGGTTTGTTGCAGCCGGGAGATTAAATCTTTGGGTTCGGCCTGAAAATCACGGTAAATATCTAAACCAATGGCCCGGGGTTGATACTTTTGCAGTGTTAGCAAAAGTTGGTTGAGTGATTTATCTGAGAGCGAAGTTCCTTTTAACTCTT contains the following coding sequences:
- a CDS encoding DUF928 domain-containing protein, with the protein product MKFISLPMKLSLVFAVSCTSILLGQTSIVAEPGNYRQLINTKSSNTTITTVNFNVPTPPPEPPPGGRVLGGAKRGTCPLFKPELTALVPFIKKADSTEDVWGLTTAARPTFWFYLPLPKNWSNRVEFTLQDDAANQIYQTAIALPNQPGVINVSLPQTVAPLELNKQYRWFLSVYCDPEKQSPPIYVEGVVQRVNLNQAIAQQIEKAKPQQQLAIYAQNGIWYETVTILAQLLQKNPNDSKLQAEWQNLITSIGLSNVATQPIVSQ